In one window of Calypte anna isolate BGI_N300 chromosome 1, bCalAnn1_v1.p, whole genome shotgun sequence DNA:
- the SCAF11 gene encoding protein SCAF11 isoform X1 — protein MKNRKECIQDTEGQKHEGMEGEENEENCSCSALLHDGDTCPICLNCLLEQEIGFPENCNHTFCMTCILKWAETQASCPIDRRPFEAVCRLDALEEQIKVQVKKQRRKKEEEENCACNKGKYSHEKMRSFVRQALCPDRGPLAAKLSKVVKKKYSNIFHDKGNKKTLSVKINKPSRQTCWNECFRTNFFSTLPAGGSNEESFFSSRNDCTEFTEANAVMRHKRQELELSCSSALARVERIPLMSCGAETETFLFTSTTLTGTMLPTNIRPLENFEPPGKGYAVSCAQEGEEKKQASGSSGTRGTRRKFVNTTPRRRSARNNKNETLDQSQRSPQSSSSACGASDGNNPSLNKSPSESGKAPPKRKSKRAAKQQTPVAKKKLRSSARSKKSSSDSVEGDDIAESEAIPTLDKDQQSDNESNNTGIPQKTNAETESANGLESCSEHAETEETTGECDKDEDTSNNADISFSIELPPVQTSGEECQELEVKGISEKNVDHENQEICENTCEQMETVATPRDEVCDHTTLEEVDQRLCSPQNELMEKVETATENDQPIASPENELLEYPGPLGKDQPVKSPRSELPEHSEAIEIDNSEAEETTLVDSANTSTQTLKTLQDEEPDTSIHSISMDSTSEQSLRDNAVPESEEGRTSGSPRVNAEHKHLGEDDNEMIPMDCDSFCSDQNEPSIEQLPPVEHTEQGEVSSLQCGVVNCTSVSGLSDKKDEVIPQEGECQSELKKEKKTRTRRSRFHSPSTTWSPSRREGRKSQSPSPKREITRDRSSRSPKKETVREGRRSLSRSPKRDVLKDEKNTPPQSPKRESFRESRRSSSRSRTKDSSPRQKSRSRSSDRDSQRRDRDRERRARRWSRSRSRSRSRSRSRTRNKAASYSRNEKESHSPRWKERWSSDSWRSPRGNDRYRRSDQEKQNESLKKEKDSTEKNNYDQCAADKRRNDCPDWVMERINSVPEVRNREREKPHWEDTRYDNSGHSWNKSFGSGWFPNRGRGQRGRGGRGRGGFMYGDQSENHWQNRKPFSGNSDGSGNETSRFPEHQPYKRKNEQDYSFDTPADRSGWTSASSWAVRKTLPADVQNYYSRRGRSSPSPQSGWGMRQEEEAPEQDANLKDQGNQQSDGSQLPINMMQQQMNAMPQVNAQHQPMNIFPYPVGVHPPMMNMPRNPFSIPPPMPMHLPTGVPLMQVAAPTNLSQGLPPPPPPPPPSQQVSYIASQQDGKQLQGIPNAAHVNNNMSAPALPAPTAALGSVGTVQGPSSGNATSSTHIKSSNAAVKLGENKANVTVEASADSSKKDQKLLIQEKAAQEVKLAIKPFYQNKDITKEEYKEIVRKAVDKVCHSKSGEVNSAKVANLVRAYVDKYKHSRKKNPEEAVSCERK, from the exons GTTCAGGTTAAAAAGCAGcgaaggaagaaggaagaggaggaaaactgTGCCTGCAATAAGGGAAAATACAGCCATGAAAAGATGAGAAGCTTTGTGAG ACAAGCTTTATGTCCAGACAGAGGGCCATTAGCAGCAAAATTAAGCAAAgttgtgaagaaaaaataca GTAATATTTTCCATGacaaaggaaataagaaaacttTGTCTGTGAAGATAAACAAG CCCAGCAGACAGACCTGCTGGAATGAGTGCTTCAGAACTAATTTCTTCAGCACGCTTCCGGCCGGTGGTAGCAATGAAGAATCCTTTTTTAGCTCTAGAAATGACTG TACAGAATTCACAGAAGCCAATGCAGTGATGAGGCATAAGAGACAAGAACTGGAATTGTCCTGTTCAAGTGCACTTGCTAGAGTTGAAAG AATACCTTTAATGTCTTGTGGAGCTGAAACTGAGacctttcttttcacttctaCTACGCTGACAGGGACGATGCTTCCAACAAATATCAGACCTCTCGAAAACTTtg AACCTCCAGGCAAAGGATATGCTGTTTCATGTGCccaagaaggagaagagaaaaagcaagctTCTGGCTCATCTGGCACTAGAGGAACTAGAAGAAAATTTGTTAACACTACTCCTAGAAGAAGATCTGCACgaaacaacaaaaatgaaactCTGGATCAATCTCAGAGATCACCTCAGTCAAGCAGTTCTGCGTGTGGTGCCTCTGATGGCAACAACCCATCTCTTAATAAATCTCCTTCAGAATCAGGGAAGGCTCCTCCAAAACGAAAGTCTAAAAGAGCAGCTAAACAACAAACACCTGTGgcaaaaaagaaactgagaagtTCTGCACGTTCCAAAAAATCATCCAGTGATTCAGTGGAAGGCGATGACATTGCCGAGTCTGAAGCAATTCCAACATTAGATAAAGACCAGCAGTCTGATAATGAAAGCAATAACACAGGCATTCCACAGAAAACTAATGCAGAAACAGAATCTGCTAATGGGTTGGAAAGCTGCAGTGAACATGCAGAAACTGAGGAAACTACAGGAGAATGTGACAAAGATGAAGACACTTCAAACAATGCAGACATCAGTTTTTCTATTGAATTACCTCCAGTACAAACGTCAGGGGAAGAATGTCAGGAATTAGAAGTAAaaggtatttctgaaaaaaatgtagatcATGAGAATCAGGAAATCTGTGAAAATACTTGTGAACAAATGGAAACAGTAGCTACTCCCAGAGATGAAGTATGTGATCATACAACTCTTGAAGAAGTAGACCAGAGATTGTGTAGTCCTCAAAATGAATTGATGGAGAAGGTAGAAACTGCAACAGAAAATGATCAGCCTATAGCTAGTCCTGAAAATGAGCTGTTGGAATATCCAGGACCTTTGGGAAAAGATCAGCCAGTAAAGAGCCCCAGGAGTGAATTGCCCGAGCATTCAGAAGCCATAGAAATAGATAATTCTGAGGCTGAAGAAACAACACTAGTGGACTCTGCAAATACAAGTACTCAAACCTTAAAAACTCTTCAAGATGAAGAACCAGACACATCAATACACAGCATTTCCATGGACAGTACATCAGAACAATCCTTAAGAGACAATGCTGTGCCAGAAAGTGAAGAGGGTAGGACTTCAGGGTCACCTCGGGTCAATGCTGAGCATAAACATCTTGGTGAGGATGACAATGAAATGATACCAATGGATTGTGACTCATTTTGCAGTGACCAGAATGAACCTTCAATTGAGCAATTGCCACCAGTTGAACACACAGAGCAAGGAGAAGTCAGCTCCTTGCAGTGTGGTGTAGTAAACTGTACATCAGTTTCAGGACTTTCTGATAAAAAAGATGAAGTTATTCCTCAAGAAGGAGAGTGCCAGTCTGaactcaaaaaagaaaagaagactaGAACTAGAAGGTCTAGGTTTCACTCTCCATCAACAACTTGGTCTCCTTCTAGGAGAGAGGGCAGGAAGTCTCAGTCCCCATCACCTAAAAGGGAGATAACCAGAGACAGGAGCTCTCGATCACCtaagaaggaaactgtcagggagggaaggaggtcCTTATCTCGGTCTCCAAAGAGAGACGTGCTCAAAGATGAGAAAAACACACCACCTCAGTCTCCCAAAAGGGAAAGTTTCAGGGAAAGCAGGAGATCATCTTCTCGGTCAAGAACTAAGGATTCATCTCCAAGACAAAAATCTAGATCTCGAAGCAGTGATCGAGACAGTCAAAGGAGAGATCgtgacagagaaagaagagctaGGAGGTGGTCTAGGTCACGGTCACGATCCAGGTCAAGATCACGATCCAGGACAAGGAATAAAGCTGCTTCATACTCCAGAAATGAGAAGGAGAGTCATTCACCTAGGTGGAAAGAGAGGTGGTCAAGTGACAGCTGGAGGAGTCCCAGGGGAAATGATCGATACAGAAGAAGTGATCaagagaaacagaatgaaagccttaaaaaagagaaggacagtacagaaaaaaacaattacgATCAGTGTGCTGCAGACAAGAGGAGGAATGATTGTCCAGACTGGGTAATGGAAAGGATAAATTCAGTTCCTGAAGTcaggaacagagagagagagaaaccgCACTGGGAAGACACCAGGTATGATAATTCAGGACACTCTTGGAATAAAAGCTTTGGTTCAGGTTGGTTTCCAAATCGAGGAAGAGGTCAGCGTGGCCGAGGTGGGCGTGGAAGAGGTGGTTTCATGTATGGAGACCAGAGTGAAAATCACTGGCAAAATAGAAAACCTTTCTCAGGGAATTCGGATGGTTCTGGGAATGAAACATCGAGGTTCCCAGAGCATCAGCCTTACAAGCGCAAGAATGAACAAGATTATTCTTTTGATACTCCTGCTGACAGATCAGGGTGGACATCTGCATCCAGCTGGGCTGTAAGAAAGACTTTGCCTGCTGATGTACAGAATTATTATTCAAGAAGAGGACGCAGTTCACCAAGCCCACAGTCCGGATGGGGAATGAGACAAGAAGAGGAGGCACCTGAACAAG ATGCAAACCTCAAAGACCAAGGCAACCAGCAAAGTGATGGTTCTCAGTTACCAATAAATATGATGCAGCAACAAATGAATGCAATGCCACAAGTGAATGCACAGCACCAACCTATGAATATCTTTCCGTATCCAGTGGGTGTCCATCCTCCCATGATGAATATGCCACGAAATCCCTTCAGCATCCCCCCTCCAATGCCCATGCATCTCCCCACTGGAGTGCCCCTCATGCAGGTAGCTGCCCCCACAAACTTATCTCAGGGATTACCTCCGCCTCCACCTCCACCCCCACCATCTCAACAAGTCAGCTACATTGCTTCACAGCAAGATGGAAAACAATTGCAG GGTATTCCAAATGCTGCTCATGTAAATAATAACATGAGTGCTCCAGCCTTGCCTGCTCCgacagcagccctgggaagtgTGGGAACAGTGCAGGGACCAAGTTCGGGTAATGCAACATCATCCACTCACATCAAGAGCTCCAATGCAGCTGTAAAACTGGGAGAGAACAAAGCAAATGTAACAGTGGAAGCCAGTGCAGACAGCTCGAAGAAGGACCAG aaattgttaattcaagaaaaagcagcacaagagGTCAAACTGGCTATTAAACCTTTCTACCAAAATAAAGACATCACTAAGGAAGAATACAAAGAAATCGTGCGGAAAGCCGTAGATAAA GTTTGTCATAGCAAGAGTGGAGAAGTTAATTCTGCAAAAGTGGCAAATCTGGTCAGAGCATATGTAGACAAATACAAACATTCACggaagaaaaatcctgaagaGGCAGTCTCCTGTGAAAGGAAATAG
- the SCAF11 gene encoding protein SCAF11 isoform X2, which produces MKNRKECIQDTEGQKHEGMEGEENEENCSCSALLHDGDTCPICLNCLLEQEIGFPENCNHTFCMTCILKWAETQASCPIDRRPFEAVCRLDALEEQIKVQVKKQRRKKEEEENCACNKGKYSHEKMRSFVRQALCPDRGPLAAKLSKVVKKKYSNIFHDKGNKKTLSVKINKPSRQTCWNECFRTNFFSTLPAGGSNEESFFSSRNDCTEFTEANAVMRHKRQELELSCSSALARVERIPLMSCGAETETFLFTSTTLTGTMLPTNIRPLENFEPPGKGYAVSCAQEGEEKKQASGSSGTRGTRRKFVNTTPRRRSARNNKNETLDQSQRSPQSSSSACGASDGNNPSLNKSPSESGKAPPKRKSKRAAKQQTPVAKKKLRSSARSKKSSSDSVEGDDIAESEAIPTLDKDQQSDNESNNTGIPQKTNAETESANGLESCSEHAETEETTGECDKDEDTSNNADISFSIELPPVQTSGEECQELEVKGISEKNVDHENQEICENTCEQMETVATPRDEVCDHTTLEEVDQRLCSPQNELMEKVETATENDQPIASPENELLEYPGPLGKDQPVKSPRSELPEHSEAIEIDNSEAEETTLVDSANTSTQTLKTLQDEEPDTSIHSISMDSTSEQSLRDNAVPESEEGRTSGSPRVNAEHKHLGEDDNEMIPMDCDSFCSDQNEPSIEQLPPVEHTEQGEVSSLQCGVVNCTSVSGLSDKKDEVIPQEGECQSELKKEKKTRTRRSRFHSPSTTWSPSRREGRKSQSPSPKREITRDRSSRSPKKETVREGRRSLSRSPKRDVLKDEKNTPPQSPKRESFRESRRSSSRSRTKDSSPRQKSRSRSSDRDSQRRDRDRERRARRWSRSRSRSRSRSRSRTRNKAASYSRNEKESHSPRWKERWSSDSWRSPRGNDRYRRSDQEKQNESLKKEKDSTEKNNYDQCAADKRRNDCPDWVMERINSVPEVRNREREKPHWEDTRYDNSGHSWNKSFGSGWFPNRGRGQRGRGGRGRGGFMYGDQSENHWQNRKPFSGNSDGSGNETSRFPEHQPYKRKNEQDYSFDTPADRSGWTSASSWAVRKTLPADVQNYYSRRGRSSPSPQSGWGMRQEEEAPEQDANLKDQGNQQSDGSQLPINMMQQQMNAMPQVNAQHQPMNIFPYPVGVHPPMMNMPRNPFSIPPPMPMHLPTGVPLMQVAAPTNLSQGLPPPPPPPPPSQQVSYIASQQDGKQLQKLLIQEKAAQEVKLAIKPFYQNKDITKEEYKEIVRKAVDKVCHSKSGEVNSAKVANLVRAYVDKYKHSRKKNPEEAVSCERK; this is translated from the exons GTTCAGGTTAAAAAGCAGcgaaggaagaaggaagaggaggaaaactgTGCCTGCAATAAGGGAAAATACAGCCATGAAAAGATGAGAAGCTTTGTGAG ACAAGCTTTATGTCCAGACAGAGGGCCATTAGCAGCAAAATTAAGCAAAgttgtgaagaaaaaataca GTAATATTTTCCATGacaaaggaaataagaaaacttTGTCTGTGAAGATAAACAAG CCCAGCAGACAGACCTGCTGGAATGAGTGCTTCAGAACTAATTTCTTCAGCACGCTTCCGGCCGGTGGTAGCAATGAAGAATCCTTTTTTAGCTCTAGAAATGACTG TACAGAATTCACAGAAGCCAATGCAGTGATGAGGCATAAGAGACAAGAACTGGAATTGTCCTGTTCAAGTGCACTTGCTAGAGTTGAAAG AATACCTTTAATGTCTTGTGGAGCTGAAACTGAGacctttcttttcacttctaCTACGCTGACAGGGACGATGCTTCCAACAAATATCAGACCTCTCGAAAACTTtg AACCTCCAGGCAAAGGATATGCTGTTTCATGTGCccaagaaggagaagagaaaaagcaagctTCTGGCTCATCTGGCACTAGAGGAACTAGAAGAAAATTTGTTAACACTACTCCTAGAAGAAGATCTGCACgaaacaacaaaaatgaaactCTGGATCAATCTCAGAGATCACCTCAGTCAAGCAGTTCTGCGTGTGGTGCCTCTGATGGCAACAACCCATCTCTTAATAAATCTCCTTCAGAATCAGGGAAGGCTCCTCCAAAACGAAAGTCTAAAAGAGCAGCTAAACAACAAACACCTGTGgcaaaaaagaaactgagaagtTCTGCACGTTCCAAAAAATCATCCAGTGATTCAGTGGAAGGCGATGACATTGCCGAGTCTGAAGCAATTCCAACATTAGATAAAGACCAGCAGTCTGATAATGAAAGCAATAACACAGGCATTCCACAGAAAACTAATGCAGAAACAGAATCTGCTAATGGGTTGGAAAGCTGCAGTGAACATGCAGAAACTGAGGAAACTACAGGAGAATGTGACAAAGATGAAGACACTTCAAACAATGCAGACATCAGTTTTTCTATTGAATTACCTCCAGTACAAACGTCAGGGGAAGAATGTCAGGAATTAGAAGTAAaaggtatttctgaaaaaaatgtagatcATGAGAATCAGGAAATCTGTGAAAATACTTGTGAACAAATGGAAACAGTAGCTACTCCCAGAGATGAAGTATGTGATCATACAACTCTTGAAGAAGTAGACCAGAGATTGTGTAGTCCTCAAAATGAATTGATGGAGAAGGTAGAAACTGCAACAGAAAATGATCAGCCTATAGCTAGTCCTGAAAATGAGCTGTTGGAATATCCAGGACCTTTGGGAAAAGATCAGCCAGTAAAGAGCCCCAGGAGTGAATTGCCCGAGCATTCAGAAGCCATAGAAATAGATAATTCTGAGGCTGAAGAAACAACACTAGTGGACTCTGCAAATACAAGTACTCAAACCTTAAAAACTCTTCAAGATGAAGAACCAGACACATCAATACACAGCATTTCCATGGACAGTACATCAGAACAATCCTTAAGAGACAATGCTGTGCCAGAAAGTGAAGAGGGTAGGACTTCAGGGTCACCTCGGGTCAATGCTGAGCATAAACATCTTGGTGAGGATGACAATGAAATGATACCAATGGATTGTGACTCATTTTGCAGTGACCAGAATGAACCTTCAATTGAGCAATTGCCACCAGTTGAACACACAGAGCAAGGAGAAGTCAGCTCCTTGCAGTGTGGTGTAGTAAACTGTACATCAGTTTCAGGACTTTCTGATAAAAAAGATGAAGTTATTCCTCAAGAAGGAGAGTGCCAGTCTGaactcaaaaaagaaaagaagactaGAACTAGAAGGTCTAGGTTTCACTCTCCATCAACAACTTGGTCTCCTTCTAGGAGAGAGGGCAGGAAGTCTCAGTCCCCATCACCTAAAAGGGAGATAACCAGAGACAGGAGCTCTCGATCACCtaagaaggaaactgtcagggagggaaggaggtcCTTATCTCGGTCTCCAAAGAGAGACGTGCTCAAAGATGAGAAAAACACACCACCTCAGTCTCCCAAAAGGGAAAGTTTCAGGGAAAGCAGGAGATCATCTTCTCGGTCAAGAACTAAGGATTCATCTCCAAGACAAAAATCTAGATCTCGAAGCAGTGATCGAGACAGTCAAAGGAGAGATCgtgacagagaaagaagagctaGGAGGTGGTCTAGGTCACGGTCACGATCCAGGTCAAGATCACGATCCAGGACAAGGAATAAAGCTGCTTCATACTCCAGAAATGAGAAGGAGAGTCATTCACCTAGGTGGAAAGAGAGGTGGTCAAGTGACAGCTGGAGGAGTCCCAGGGGAAATGATCGATACAGAAGAAGTGATCaagagaaacagaatgaaagccttaaaaaagagaaggacagtacagaaaaaaacaattacgATCAGTGTGCTGCAGACAAGAGGAGGAATGATTGTCCAGACTGGGTAATGGAAAGGATAAATTCAGTTCCTGAAGTcaggaacagagagagagagaaaccgCACTGGGAAGACACCAGGTATGATAATTCAGGACACTCTTGGAATAAAAGCTTTGGTTCAGGTTGGTTTCCAAATCGAGGAAGAGGTCAGCGTGGCCGAGGTGGGCGTGGAAGAGGTGGTTTCATGTATGGAGACCAGAGTGAAAATCACTGGCAAAATAGAAAACCTTTCTCAGGGAATTCGGATGGTTCTGGGAATGAAACATCGAGGTTCCCAGAGCATCAGCCTTACAAGCGCAAGAATGAACAAGATTATTCTTTTGATACTCCTGCTGACAGATCAGGGTGGACATCTGCATCCAGCTGGGCTGTAAGAAAGACTTTGCCTGCTGATGTACAGAATTATTATTCAAGAAGAGGACGCAGTTCACCAAGCCCACAGTCCGGATGGGGAATGAGACAAGAAGAGGAGGCACCTGAACAAG ATGCAAACCTCAAAGACCAAGGCAACCAGCAAAGTGATGGTTCTCAGTTACCAATAAATATGATGCAGCAACAAATGAATGCAATGCCACAAGTGAATGCACAGCACCAACCTATGAATATCTTTCCGTATCCAGTGGGTGTCCATCCTCCCATGATGAATATGCCACGAAATCCCTTCAGCATCCCCCCTCCAATGCCCATGCATCTCCCCACTGGAGTGCCCCTCATGCAGGTAGCTGCCCCCACAAACTTATCTCAGGGATTACCTCCGCCTCCACCTCCACCCCCACCATCTCAACAAGTCAGCTACATTGCTTCACAGCAAGATGGAAAACAATTGCAG aaattgttaattcaagaaaaagcagcacaagagGTCAAACTGGCTATTAAACCTTTCTACCAAAATAAAGACATCACTAAGGAAGAATACAAAGAAATCGTGCGGAAAGCCGTAGATAAA GTTTGTCATAGCAAGAGTGGAGAAGTTAATTCTGCAAAAGTGGCAAATCTGGTCAGAGCATATGTAGACAAATACAAACATTCACggaagaaaaatcctgaagaGGCAGTCTCCTGTGAAAGGAAATAG